TGAAGTATATTGTCAGATACTACGCACAACAGATATACACCTACAGCCCGGTGAGATAGTCATCGATAGTCCATTTGTTTCAGATACCGAGCGATGGATTTTGGTGCAGGTGTTAATCAGCAGAACAATGTTGTCGTTCAACATATCTATGTTAAACCGAAACAGGCCGGACTTGATGCCACACTCATCATAAATACAAATATGAGAGTATACCATGTGGTTTTAAGAAGTTATTCAAACGTGTATATGCCTATTGTGAAATGGAAATATCACAATCAAGGGATGCCACAGATCTTTGCTAAAGACATAACAAAGAAA
The sequence above is a segment of the Teretinema zuelzerae genome. Coding sequences within it:
- a CDS encoding TrbG/VirB9 family P-type conjugative transfer protein yields the protein MDFGAGVNQQNNVVVQHIYVKPKQAGLDATLIINTNMRVYHVVLRSYSNVYMPIVKWKYHNQGMPQIFAKDITKKFK